The following coding sequences lie in one Osmerus mordax isolate fOsmMor3 chromosome 13, fOsmMor3.pri, whole genome shotgun sequence genomic window:
- the htatip2 gene encoding oxidoreductase HTATIP2 isoform X2, whose protein sequence is MLFVSNMNLSESYRKFGKVFGVLAVVIVVIAAVLHHLESSETTVYSRMSVDMSALEASFRQKNQSCFILGASGETGKILLQELVQRNIFSKITLIGRRQLILEDKIYESLEVVDFEKLEDYAAAFQGHDVGFCCLGTTKAKAGTEGFIRVDHDYVLKAAELAKAGGCSDFHLESSKGADKTSGLLYLRVKGEVEADVERLGFQRLSVYRPAVLLVDRQESRPAEWLARKFLGPMSSVFPTAMSIPIQVVARAMLANALLQPQQALEILENKAIYELGNSPKK, encoded by the exons ATGCTTTTCGTTTCGAATATGAATCTGTCGGAAAGCTACAGGAAGTTTGGCAAAGTGTTTGGCGTCCTTGCAGTTGTGATCGTCGTAATTGCAGCAGTTTTACATCACCTGGAAAGTTCCGAAACGACTGTGTACAGCAG GATGTCGGTAGATATGTCCGCTCTGGAGGCCAGCTTTAGACAGAAGAATCAAAGCTGTTTTATTCTCGGCGCCTCCGGAGAAACGGGTAAGATTTTACTGCAAGAACTTGTCCAGCGAAATATCTTCTCCAAGATCACTCTTATTGGTAGACGCCAGCTCATCTTGGAGGACAAAATCTACGAAAGCCTG GAAGTGGTGGACTTTGAGAAGCTGGAGGACTATGCAGCAGCCTTCCAGGGTCACGATGTTGGTTTCTGCTGTCTGGGAACCACCAAGGCCAAAGCTGGGACG GAGGGGTTCATACGAGTCGATCATGACTACGTTCTGAAGGCTGCTGAGCTGGCGAAGGCCGGAGGCTGCTCTGACTTCCACCTGGAGTCCTCCAAAGGAGCCGACAAGACCAGCGGCCTCCTCTACCTCCGAGTCAAG GGTGAGGTGGAGGCGGATGTGGAGCGGCTGGGCTTCCAGAGGTTGTCCGTCTACAGACCTGC ggTGTTGCTGGTGGACCGCCAGGAGAGCCGCCCTGCTGAGTGGTTGGCCAGGAAGTTCCTGGGCCCCATGTCCTCTGTGTTCCCAACGGCAATGTCCATCCCCATCCAGGTGGTGGCCAGGGCCATGCTGGCCAACGCCCTCCTGCAACCCCAGCAGGCCCTGGAGATCCTGGAGAACAAGGCCATCTACGAGCTGGGCAACAGCCCCAAGAAGTGA
- the htatip2 gene encoding oxidoreductase HTATIP2 isoform X1, protein MLFVSNMNLSESYRKFGKVFGVLAVVIVVIAAVLHHLESSETTVYSRMSVDMSALEASFRQKNQSCFILGASGETGKILLQELVQRNIFSKITLIGRRQLILEDKIYESLVQEVVDFEKLEDYAAAFQGHDVGFCCLGTTKAKAGTEGFIRVDHDYVLKAAELAKAGGCSDFHLESSKGADKTSGLLYLRVKGEVEADVERLGFQRLSVYRPAVLLVDRQESRPAEWLARKFLGPMSSVFPTAMSIPIQVVARAMLANALLQPQQALEILENKAIYELGNSPKK, encoded by the exons ATGCTTTTCGTTTCGAATATGAATCTGTCGGAAAGCTACAGGAAGTTTGGCAAAGTGTTTGGCGTCCTTGCAGTTGTGATCGTCGTAATTGCAGCAGTTTTACATCACCTGGAAAGTTCCGAAACGACTGTGTACAGCAG GATGTCGGTAGATATGTCCGCTCTGGAGGCCAGCTTTAGACAGAAGAATCAAAGCTGTTTTATTCTCGGCGCCTCCGGAGAAACGGGTAAGATTTTACTGCAAGAACTTGTCCAGCGAAATATCTTCTCCAAGATCACTCTTATTGGTAGACGCCAGCTCATCTTGGAGGACAAAATCTACGAAAGCCTG GTACAGGAAGTGGTGGACTTTGAGAAGCTGGAGGACTATGCAGCAGCCTTCCAGGGTCACGATGTTGGTTTCTGCTGTCTGGGAACCACCAAGGCCAAAGCTGGGACG GAGGGGTTCATACGAGTCGATCATGACTACGTTCTGAAGGCTGCTGAGCTGGCGAAGGCCGGAGGCTGCTCTGACTTCCACCTGGAGTCCTCCAAAGGAGCCGACAAGACCAGCGGCCTCCTCTACCTCCGAGTCAAG GGTGAGGTGGAGGCGGATGTGGAGCGGCTGGGCTTCCAGAGGTTGTCCGTCTACAGACCTGC ggTGTTGCTGGTGGACCGCCAGGAGAGCCGCCCTGCTGAGTGGTTGGCCAGGAAGTTCCTGGGCCCCATGTCCTCTGTGTTCCCAACGGCAATGTCCATCCCCATCCAGGTGGTGGCCAGGGCCATGCTGGCCAACGCCCTCCTGCAACCCCAGCAGGCCCTGGAGATCCTGGAGAACAAGGCCATCTACGAGCTGGGCAACAGCCCCAAGAAGTGA
- the htatip2 gene encoding oxidoreductase HTATIP2 isoform X3 has product MSVDMSALEASFRQKNQSCFILGASGETGKILLQELVQRNIFSKITLIGRRQLILEDKIYESLVQEVVDFEKLEDYAAAFQGHDVGFCCLGTTKAKAGTEGFIRVDHDYVLKAAELAKAGGCSDFHLESSKGADKTSGLLYLRVKGEVEADVERLGFQRLSVYRPAVLLVDRQESRPAEWLARKFLGPMSSVFPTAMSIPIQVVARAMLANALLQPQQALEILENKAIYELGNSPKK; this is encoded by the exons ATGTCGGTAGATATGTCCGCTCTGGAGGCCAGCTTTAGACAGAAGAATCAAAGCTGTTTTATTCTCGGCGCCTCCGGAGAAACGGGTAAGATTTTACTGCAAGAACTTGTCCAGCGAAATATCTTCTCCAAGATCACTCTTATTGGTAGACGCCAGCTCATCTTGGAGGACAAAATCTACGAAAGCCTG GTACAGGAAGTGGTGGACTTTGAGAAGCTGGAGGACTATGCAGCAGCCTTCCAGGGTCACGATGTTGGTTTCTGCTGTCTGGGAACCACCAAGGCCAAAGCTGGGACG GAGGGGTTCATACGAGTCGATCATGACTACGTTCTGAAGGCTGCTGAGCTGGCGAAGGCCGGAGGCTGCTCTGACTTCCACCTGGAGTCCTCCAAAGGAGCCGACAAGACCAGCGGCCTCCTCTACCTCCGAGTCAAG GGTGAGGTGGAGGCGGATGTGGAGCGGCTGGGCTTCCAGAGGTTGTCCGTCTACAGACCTGC ggTGTTGCTGGTGGACCGCCAGGAGAGCCGCCCTGCTGAGTGGTTGGCCAGGAAGTTCCTGGGCCCCATGTCCTCTGTGTTCCCAACGGCAATGTCCATCCCCATCCAGGTGGTGGCCAGGGCCATGCTGGCCAACGCCCTCCTGCAACCCCAGCAGGCCCTGGAGATCCTGGAGAACAAGGCCATCTACGAGCTGGGCAACAGCCCCAAGAAGTGA